The Patescibacteria group bacterium genome window below encodes:
- a CDS encoding DNA polymerase III subunit alpha, which yields MKFVHLHTHSHYSLLDGLSKIDQLVAKAVACKMPALALTDHGNLYGAIEFYQKAKKAGIKPILGMEAYIARRDLHEKVSGIDDKRYHLTLLATNATGWRNMVELASIAALEGFYYKPRIDKHLLRKHHEGIVALSGCMTGEIPRALLASESERAEDLAREYIDIFGKENFFIEISHHPAIPNHDKLQTQLIALARKLDIPLVATQDIHYTNADDAAAQDVLLAVQTNTRLDDDDRLTMKRDDFSFRSSEEMAELFKDLPEAIENTVRIAERVDIEIPLGVLQLPHYDLPDGETANSYLEKLCNERLPARYPDNADVARERLAYELAVIEKSGFTEYFLIVQDFINWAKSKNIVVGPGRGSAAGSLVAYVLGITNVDPIGYNLLFERFMNPERISPPDIDVDFADTRRDEVLEYVAGKYGRDHVAQIITFGTMAARAAVRDTGRALGYPYDYCDRVAKMIPFNPNQGHKDGYLKECIDMVPELADLYNRTDDGKKLLDAAMKLEGVVRHASTHACAVVITKDPLTHTIPLQYATGKEDQKSSIVTQFEMHAIEDLGILKVDFLGLSNLSIIEETLRRVKRIYDKDINIDTIPLDDPKVFKTLAEGKTVGVFQLEGAGMTRFLKELKPTTIEDIVAMVALYRPGPMELIPSFIKRKHGEEVVKYLHPKLEPILAPTHGIMVYQEQLMQAAQALAGFSLPEADTLRKAVGKKIKKLLGEQENKFVDGAERTIGSRRLGEEFWKLVEPFARYGFNRSHAVGYATIAYQTAYLKTHYPVEFMASLLNSDEKNIDRISFLVGIAAQEKIKILPPDINESRARFSVTKDGDIRFGLGAVKNVGHNIVTLIVEERDAHGPYATLANFLERAKTRDLNKKSIEALAKSGALDIFGERNQIIMNMDRILGYAREAHHDAHSDQTSLFGLIADPKSLPQLKLEAVEPAAQEVKLKWEKELLGLYVSGHPLEKIKHLQAKSQPIRELKEKMPKRTVTVYCMLGEVKRILTKNGDPMVFLKLQDDSGEIEGVMFPSDLKIYGHMLIPEGLFAIQGKINERNGTPSMICNKIEPIIV from the coding sequence ATGAAGTTCGTCCACCTCCACACACATTCTCACTACTCACTTTTAGATGGGCTCTCAAAAATCGATCAGCTAGTCGCCAAGGCAGTCGCCTGCAAAATGCCCGCACTCGCACTCACCGATCACGGAAACTTATACGGCGCTATCGAGTTTTATCAAAAAGCAAAAAAGGCTGGGATTAAACCGATCCTCGGCATGGAGGCCTATATCGCGCGGCGTGACCTTCATGAGAAAGTATCGGGTATTGATGACAAGCGCTATCACCTTACACTCCTCGCTACCAACGCTACCGGCTGGCGCAACATGGTAGAGCTCGCGAGTATCGCCGCGCTCGAAGGTTTTTACTACAAACCGCGCATCGACAAGCACTTACTCCGTAAACATCATGAAGGCATTGTCGCGCTCTCAGGGTGCATGACGGGTGAAATTCCGCGCGCGCTCTTGGCGAGCGAATCGGAGCGCGCCGAAGACCTTGCGCGCGAATATATCGATATTTTCGGCAAAGAAAACTTTTTTATCGAGATCTCGCATCACCCCGCGATCCCTAACCACGATAAATTACAGACGCAACTTATAGCGCTTGCGCGTAAGCTCGATATCCCGCTCGTCGCTACCCAAGACATTCACTACACCAACGCCGATGATGCCGCAGCGCAAGATGTATTGCTCGCGGTGCAGACAAATACGCGTCTTGATGACGATGATCGCCTGACGATGAAACGAGACGATTTTTCATTTCGCTCGTCTGAAGAAATGGCCGAACTTTTCAAAGACTTACCCGAAGCCATAGAAAATACCGTGCGTATCGCGGAGCGCGTTGATATCGAAATCCCACTCGGTGTTTTACAACTGCCGCACTACGATCTGCCTGATGGCGAGACGGCAAACTCGTATCTTGAAAAACTATGCAACGAACGCTTGCCTGCGCGCTATCCTGACAACGCCGATGTGGCACGCGAACGCCTCGCATATGAATTGGCTGTTATAGAAAAATCTGGATTTACCGAATACTTTTTGATCGTGCAAGATTTTATCAATTGGGCGAAATCAAAAAATATCGTCGTAGGTCCTGGGCGCGGATCAGCCGCGGGGTCACTCGTCGCCTATGTACTTGGTATTACTAATGTCGACCCTATCGGATATAATTTGCTCTTTGAGCGCTTTATGAACCCCGAGCGTATCAGCCCGCCTGATATCGATGTAGACTTTGCTGATACTCGCCGTGACGAAGTGCTCGAATATGTCGCAGGCAAATATGGCCGCGACCATGTAGCGCAAATCATCACCTTTGGTACTATGGCGGCGCGTGCGGCAGTGCGTGATACGGGCCGCGCACTCGGCTATCCATATGACTATTGCGACCGTGTCGCCAAGATGATTCCATTTAATCCCAACCAAGGCCATAAAGATGGGTATCTTAAAGAATGCATCGACATGGTACCCGAGCTCGCGGATTTGTATAACCGCACTGATGACGGCAAAAAATTGCTCGACGCGGCGATGAAACTCGAAGGCGTCGTGCGCCACGCATCTACCCACGCCTGCGCGGTAGTTATCACCAAAGACCCACTCACCCATACTATCCCTCTCCAATACGCCACCGGGAAAGAAGACCAAAAATCATCAATCGTCACGCAGTTTGAAATGCATGCCATCGAAGACCTTGGTATTTTGAAAGTAGACTTTTTGGGTCTTTCCAACCTCTCGATCATTGAAGAAACTTTGCGGCGCGTAAAAAGAATTTACGACAAAGATATCAATATCGATACGATTCCGCTCGACGATCCGAAAGTGTTCAAAACACTTGCCGAGGGCAAAACCGTTGGCGTCTTTCAGCTTGAAGGCGCAGGTATGACGCGCTTTCTCAAAGAACTCAAACCAACCACCATTGAAGACATCGTGGCCATGGTGGCACTCTACCGACCAGGGCCCATGGAACTTATCCCGTCGTTTATCAAGCGCAAACACGGCGAGGAAGTGGTGAAATATCTTCACCCCAAACTCGAGCCGATCTTGGCACCCACCCACGGCATCATGGTGTACCAAGAACAGCTTATGCAGGCCGCGCAAGCCTTGGCAGGATTCTCACTACCTGAGGCAGATACGCTCCGCAAAGCAGTTGGTAAAAAAATCAAAAAACTGTTGGGTGAGCAAGAAAACAAGTTCGTCGATGGCGCCGAACGCACTATTGGCTCGCGGCGCCTTGGCGAAGAGTTTTGGAAGCTCGTCGAGCCCTTTGCACGCTACGGATTTAATCGTTCGCATGCGGTTGGATACGCCACCATCGCGTATCAGACTGCGTATTTGAAAACTCACTATCCGGTAGAGTTTATGGCATCGCTTCTGAACTCTGACGAAAAAAATATTGATCGCATCTCTTTTTTGGTAGGTATTGCCGCGCAAGAAAAAATAAAGATTTTACCGCCGGATATCAACGAATCGCGCGCGCGCTTTTCAGTGACGAAAGATGGCGATATCCGTTTTGGTCTGGGTGCGGTCAAAAATGTGGGGCACAATATCGTCACGCTCATTGTAGAAGAGCGTGACGCGCACGGCCCGTACGCCACGCTTGCCAATTTTTTGGAGCGCGCAAAAACCAGAGATCTCAATAAAAAATCTATCGAGGCACTCGCCAAGTCTGGCGCGCTCGATATCTTTGGTGAACGAAACCAAATCATTATGAATATGGATCGCATCTTGGGCTACGCGCGCGAGGCACATCACGATGCTCATAGCGACCAGACTTCTCTTTTTGGTCTTATCGCTGACCCCAAATCACTACCGCAGCTCAAACTCGAAGCGGTCGAACCCGCCGCACAAGAAGTAAAACTCAAATGGGAAAAAGAGCTGTTGGGTCTGTACGTCTCCGGTCATCCGCTTGAGAAAATAAAACACTTGCAGGCAAAATCACAACCTATTCGAGAACTTAAAGAAAAAATGCCGAAGCGCACGGTCACCGTGTACTGCATGCTCGGTGAGGTCAAGCGCATCCTTACCAAAAACGGCGATCCTATGGTATTCTTGAAATTACAAGATGATTCGGGTGAGATCGAGGGTGTCATGTTCCCCTCTGACCTCAAAATCTACGGCCACATGCTCATACCCGAAGGACTCTTTGCGATACAAGGCAAGATCAACGAACGCAACGGCACGCCCAGCATGATTTGCAATAAAATAGAACCGATTATCGTATAA
- the thrS gene encoding threonine--tRNA ligase → MKNSKNSIEEKRHTLAHLLASAVLAKYPKAKLGIGPTIENGFYYDFDLGGKLKEEDLEGFEQTMRDLIGQELDMTGEKVTADEARKLFADQPYKLELIDEYEKEGRELTSYTIGDFTDLCKGGHADNTRDIDAGSFALTSIAGAYWRGDENNPQLQRVYALAFDTPAELAEHQTMLEEAKKRDHRKLGKELGLFAITEEVGPGLPLFYPKGATLRRIVENFITELQEKRGYESIWIPHITKSELYKISGHAEKYDALYPPMHLEREADYFIKPMNCPHFMMLYKTTPHSYRELPVRWTCTTTNYRHEKSGELSGLTRVRSLTQDDCHVFTRKDQIEEVIEEMLDMIEETYATFGFKDFWVRISTHDPENKEQYIGDPAIWEESEKTLTSVISKRGWQHEIGVGEAAFYGPKLDFIFKDVIGRSWQLSTIQLDMNLPERFELEYIDSDGEKKRPVVIHRAILGSTERFLGILIEHYGGAFPFWLAPVQVKILTINDKVIDYTNEVTGKLKAQGVRIELDTRNESIGKKIREAEMEKVPYIFVIGEKEVAASQVNVRTRGMKDTKTISLEQFPEDTKN, encoded by the coding sequence ATGAAAAACTCAAAAAACTCTATCGAAGAAAAACGCCACACGCTGGCGCATCTTTTGGCGTCTGCAGTGCTGGCAAAATATCCCAAAGCAAAGCTCGGTATTGGCCCTACTATTGAAAACGGCTTTTACTATGACTTTGATTTAGGCGGTAAACTCAAAGAAGAAGACCTGGAAGGATTTGAGCAAACAATGCGCGATCTTATCGGGCAAGAACTTGATATGACGGGAGAAAAAGTGACGGCCGACGAGGCAAGAAAGCTCTTTGCCGATCAACCCTATAAACTCGAGCTTATAGATGAATACGAAAAAGAAGGCCGCGAGCTGACCTCCTATACTATTGGTGATTTTACTGACTTGTGTAAAGGAGGTCATGCGGACAACACGCGGGATATTGATGCAGGATCATTTGCGCTTACCTCAATCGCAGGTGCCTATTGGCGCGGTGACGAAAATAACCCGCAACTCCAACGAGTCTACGCGCTTGCCTTTGATACACCGGCCGAGCTCGCCGAGCATCAAACGATGTTAGAGGAAGCTAAAAAACGCGATCACCGCAAACTCGGTAAAGAATTGGGTCTTTTTGCTATCACTGAAGAAGTAGGTCCTGGCCTGCCGTTATTCTATCCGAAAGGTGCTACGCTCCGCCGAATCGTTGAAAATTTTATTACTGAACTCCAAGAAAAGCGTGGCTACGAATCTATCTGGATCCCGCACATCACTAAAAGTGAACTGTATAAAATATCGGGGCATGCAGAAAAATACGATGCACTCTATCCTCCTATGCACCTTGAGCGTGAGGCGGACTACTTCATCAAGCCGATGAACTGCCCGCATTTTATGATGCTCTACAAAACCACGCCACACTCATACCGCGAGCTTCCTGTACGCTGGACTTGCACGACCACCAACTATCGCCACGAAAAATCTGGCGAGCTCTCGGGCCTTACGCGCGTGCGATCACTTACCCAAGACGATTGCCATGTATTTACCCGTAAAGATCAAATCGAGGAAGTGATAGAAGAAATGCTCGACATGATCGAAGAAACCTATGCAACATTTGGATTTAAAGATTTCTGGGTGCGTATCTCAACACATGATCCTGAAAATAAAGAGCAATACATAGGTGACCCGGCTATTTGGGAAGAAAGCGAAAAAACACTGACCTCCGTCATCTCAAAGCGCGGCTGGCAGCATGAAATCGGCGTAGGAGAGGCGGCGTTTTATGGCCCCAAGCTCGATTTTATTTTCAAAGATGTCATTGGTCGCTCATGGCAACTCTCGACCATTCAGCTCGATATGAACTTACCCGAACGATTTGAGCTTGAGTACATTGATTCTGACGGCGAGAAAAAACGCCCGGTGGTTATACATCGCGCGATTTTAGGATCGACCGAACGCTTTTTGGGAATTCTCATCGAACACTACGGCGGCGCGTTTCCATTTTGGCTCGCCCCCGTGCAAGTAAAGATTTTAACGATCAATGATAAGGTGATTGACTACACAAACGAGGTAACGGGAAAACTCAAAGCTCAGGGTGTTCGTATTGAACTCGATACACGCAATGAATCGATTGGTAAAAAAATTCGCGAAGCAGAGATGGAAAAAGTGCCGTATATCTTTGTCATTGGTGAAAAAGAAGTGGCGGCAAGCCAAGTAAATGTTCGTACGCGCGGAATGAAAGACACGAAAACAATCTCTCTCGAACAGTTTCCCGAAGACACAAAAAACTAA
- a CDS encoding LysM peptidoglycan-binding domain-containing protein — MRGWKTVLFVLIALCVIATNSEARTYTIQPGDTPSEIAGKFTPSLEELRAANPRTNFSVLSVGDKVVDPRPEPAELRRLEGEVARLKGELGGVTKERDDHVRELAASHGLNDTLDGKVAELEPLANQAESYRDRFWSWVVGLAVAFVLALIDIAWQARVRRRLDRKIINFQQEVARARADGVMAAAASRAQTASRPARANGADTGAHHPH, encoded by the coding sequence ATGAGGGGATGGAAAACTGTTCTTTTCGTACTGATCGCGCTTTGCGTGATCGCAACCAACAGTGAGGCGCGAACCTACACTATCCAGCCAGGCGACACGCCGAGCGAGATTGCGGGTAAGTTTACCCCGTCTCTCGAAGAGCTTCGCGCGGCCAATCCTCGCACGAACTTCTCGGTTCTGAGCGTCGGCGACAAGGTCGTCGATCCGCGCCCAGAGCCGGCCGAGCTCAGGCGACTCGAAGGCGAAGTCGCGCGGCTCAAAGGAGAGCTTGGAGGTGTCACCAAAGAGCGTGACGATCATGTGCGCGAGCTCGCAGCGTCACATGGTCTCAATGACACGCTCGACGGCAAGGTGGCAGAGCTCGAGCCGCTCGCAAATCAGGCTGAGTCGTATCGTGACCGGTTCTGGAGCTGGGTCGTTGGGCTTGCGGTGGCGTTTGTTCTTGCGCTCATTGACATCGCATGGCAGGCGCGCGTGCGGCGTCGGCTCGATCGCAAGATCATCAACTTCCAACAGGAGGTTGCTCGCGCCCGCGCAGATGGCGTGATGGCAGCCGCCGCTTCGCGTGCGCAAACCGCATCACGGCCAGCGCGCGCGAATGGCGCCGACACCGGCGCGCATCATCCGCACTAG
- the miaA gene encoding tRNA (adenosine(37)-N6)-dimethylallyltransferase MiaA — translation MARPHIIVIAGPTASGKSARALKLARRVRGEIVSADSRQAYRGLDIGTAKPTKKEQRIAPHHCIDLVSPKKMYTVSEYQTAALRAIKKILTKGKTPIIVGGTGFYIDAILYDIIFPEVPPNPALRGKLEKLSAAKLFAMLKKLDPARAKNIDAKNPRRLMRAIEIAKTLGKVPALTKTPRFDAKIILLNPPKTTLQKNIARRTTHMLRAGLLDEIRKLIRTRIPRARILELGFEYKYPLLYLEHQISKDEMIAKINTENWRYAKRQQTWFKKAFAKANHE, via the coding sequence ATGGCAAGACCCCACATTATCGTCATCGCAGGCCCTACCGCATCGGGCAAATCAGCGCGTGCGCTCAAGCTTGCCCGCCGCGTCCGTGGCGAGATAGTATCAGCCGACTCGCGCCAAGCGTATCGCGGGCTTGATATCGGTACCGCAAAACCTACAAAGAAAGAACAGCGTATAGCGCCTCATCACTGTATTGATCTCGTCTCGCCCAAGAAGATGTATACGGTCAGTGAATACCAGACGGCAGCACTCCGCGCTATCAAAAAGATTTTAACCAAAGGCAAAACACCGATCATCGTAGGCGGTACCGGTTTTTATATTGATGCTATTTTATATGACATAATATTCCCTGAAGTGCCACCTAACCCTGCTCTCAGAGGCAAACTCGAAAAACTTTCGGCTGCAAAGCTTTTTGCCATGCTCAAAAAACTTGATCCAGCACGCGCCAAAAATATTGATGCCAAAAATCCGCGCCGCCTCATGCGCGCGATAGAAATCGCCAAAACACTTGGCAAAGTGCCAGCACTCACCAAAACTCCCCGCTTTGATGCGAAGATTATTCTCCTCAATCCACCCAAAACAACACTTCAAAAAAATATCGCGCGCCGCACAACCCACATGCTTCGCGCGGGTCTGCTCGACGAAATACGCAAACTGATACGCACACGCATCCCCCGCGCGCGCATCCTAGAACTTGGGTTTGAATACAAATATCCCCTCCTATATCTTGAACACCAAATCTCAAAAGATGAGATGATTGCAAAGATCAACACTGAAAACTGGCGCTATGCCAAACGCCAACAGACATGGTTTAAGAAAGCATTTGCGAAAGCAAATCACGAATAG
- the gatB gene encoding Asp-tRNA(Asn)/Glu-tRNA(Gln) amidotransferase subunit GatB: MEYESVIGLEIHAELATQSKMFCRCKNDSSEERPNTNICPVCLAHPGTLPVANQDAVRKVVSVGLALGARVPDTSKFDRKNYFYPDQPKGYQISQYDEPMVANGLIAIPSGKQVRITRVHLEEDTGSLVHDKEGNTLVDFNRAGVPLMELVTEPDMRSAAEAREAAEELQLIFQYVGASYARMQKGEMRVEANVSVMPKGTEKFGTKVELKNINSFKFVEKAIEYEVARQIQLIESGGEVRQETRGWDEAKQQTVLQRVKESAHDYRYFPEPDLPPLNVAAIREELKHHLPELPVQKRERFLREYGLDTEAIEFLVRNPVMSSFYEKSASELGEWLSASGHDTKNAYKLLRNYMLSDLARSLDEKGVAFADMKCDPENFAELISLIADKKISSRGAKDILLTMVSVGGDPSDIARDLDVFQSSDTGELEGIIKKVLEENESAVSEYKSGKQGALQFLVGQAMKASKGKGNPETIRDLLSQMLS, translated from the coding sequence ATGGAGTACGAATCGGTTATCGGTCTGGAAATACATGCAGAGCTTGCCACTCAGAGCAAGATGTTTTGTCGTTGCAAAAATGATTCGAGTGAAGAGCGTCCCAATACCAATATATGCCCCGTGTGTTTGGCGCATCCAGGCACCTTGCCGGTAGCCAACCAAGACGCGGTGCGCAAAGTGGTCTCGGTAGGTTTGGCGCTTGGTGCGCGCGTGCCCGATACGAGCAAGTTTGACCGTAAAAATTATTTCTATCCTGACCAGCCTAAGGGGTACCAGATCTCGCAGTATGACGAGCCGATGGTGGCCAACGGTCTTATCGCGATACCTTCAGGCAAACAGGTGCGCATTACTCGTGTGCATCTTGAGGAAGATACGGGGAGCTTAGTGCATGACAAAGAGGGCAATACACTTGTTGATTTTAATCGCGCAGGTGTGCCACTTATGGAGCTTGTCACCGAGCCCGATATGCGAAGTGCGGCCGAGGCGCGAGAAGCTGCCGAAGAGCTCCAGCTTATTTTTCAGTATGTAGGTGCCTCGTATGCGCGCATGCAAAAAGGCGAGATGCGTGTAGAGGCCAATGTGTCTGTCATGCCAAAAGGTACGGAAAAATTTGGCACCAAAGTAGAGCTCAAAAATATCAATTCGTTTAAGTTTGTAGAAAAAGCCATTGAGTATGAAGTAGCGCGTCAGATCCAACTCATCGAATCAGGAGGTGAGGTGAGGCAAGAGACGCGTGGTTGGGATGAGGCAAAACAACAGACGGTACTTCAGCGCGTCAAAGAATCAGCGCATGACTATCGCTATTTCCCTGAGCCTGATTTGCCGCCGTTGAATGTGGCCGCTATTCGCGAAGAGCTCAAGCACCATTTGCCCGAACTGCCCGTGCAAAAGCGCGAGCGTTTTTTGCGTGAGTACGGGCTTGATACCGAAGCTATCGAGTTTTTAGTGCGCAATCCTGTGATGAGCTCGTTTTATGAAAAATCAGCATCAGAGTTAGGCGAGTGGCTGTCGGCGAGTGGGCATGATACCAAAAACGCCTATAAGCTCTTGCGTAACTACATGCTCTCAGATCTTGCGCGCTCACTCGACGAAAAGGGAGTCGCGTTCGCAGATATGAAGTGCGATCCAGAAAACTTTGCTGAACTTATCTCACTGATCGCTGATAAAAAAATATCATCGCGAGGGGCGAAAGATATATTGCTCACCATGGTATCAGTGGGTGGTGATCCGTCAGATATCGCGCGCGATCTTGATGTATTTCAATCAAGTGATACGGGTGAGCTCGAAGGTATCATCAAAAAAGTACTCGAAGAAAATGAGTCCGCCGTTTCCGAATACAAATCAGGTAAACAGGGCGCTCTCCAATTTTTGGTAGGGCAGGCAATGAAAGCGAGCAAAGGCAAAGGCAATCCAGAAACTATTCGTGATTTGCTTTCGCAAATGCTTTCTTAA
- a CDS encoding elongation factor P, translating into MLSYSELRPGTTFVLDGDPYRVLEYSFLRMQQRKPVAQTKIKNLRSGKVTSRTFHQNESFKPADIEKETATFLYGSRGEYWFRRGDDPKNRITLKEEKIEDIVNYLLPNMSIALDVFEGEIINIEIPIKMDLEVKQAPPGVKGDSATGGNKEVILETGLKLNVPLFINEGDIVRVNTESGEYIERVEKA; encoded by the coding sequence ATGCTAAGTTATTCTGAACTGCGCCCTGGCACCACCTTTGTACTCGACGGGGATCCCTACCGCGTACTTGAGTATAGCTTCTTGCGCATGCAACAGCGTAAGCCCGTAGCTCAAACAAAAATCAAAAATCTCCGCTCCGGTAAGGTGACAAGCCGCACTTTCCACCAAAATGAATCATTTAAACCTGCTGATATCGAGAAAGAAACAGCGACATTTCTCTATGGTAGTCGTGGCGAATATTGGTTTCGCCGAGGTGACGATCCAAAAAATCGCATCACACTCAAAGAAGAAAAAATAGAAGATATCGTCAACTATCTCTTGCCCAATATGTCTATTGCGCTTGATGTATTTGAAGGTGAAATAATCAACATCGAAATCCCTATCAAGATGGATCTCGAAGTAAAACAAGCTCCTCCCGGCGTAAAAGGTGACAGCGCTACGGGTGGCAACAAAGAAGTAATACTCGAAACCGGCCTCAAACTCAATGTACCGCTCTTCATCAACGAGGGTGACATCGTGCGGGTAAATACCGAATCGGGCGAATATATCGAACGCGTAGAAAAGGCCTGA
- a CDS encoding type IV secretion system DNA-binding domain-containing protein: MDSGSYTVYFAKTNFRGAERTFGIRTEDRRQHTYVIGKTGTGKTNLLKNLAFQDIQTGAGLAIVDPHGSFVEEVLEKIPDNRLDDVIYFNPADSDFPLGFNVLEVPDPKYKHLVASDLMGIFTKIWANVWSSRMEYILNNCVLALLDTPGTTLLGIPRLLVDKGYRRIIIDNLKDPVVRSFWVQEYESWQDRFRQEAIAPIQNKVGQFLSSSFVRNIVGQPKSAFNVQEAMNQRKILLINVAKGRIGEDNAALLGAMLITKIQLAAMERVRIPEEERKDFYLYVDEFQNFATDSFANILSEARKYRLNLVIAHQYIGQLVTDTTTKVRDAVFGNCGTLISFRVGATDAEFLEKEFEPEFEIQDLVNLPNRHIYLKLMVNGATSRPFSATTTAAIGPAGVDDSTQTIIDLSRRKYARPREVVEAEIMRWSESLGEEAAQGVAHDRIQQGEHAGDRTSSTHTSGHTVGSGVGGAKSERYTATCSLCGKSAHLNFKPDESRPIYCSDCLKKVQSGEISPAKVSVKAKYSSHLSLLGIEFASEKNAKLEKETPAVTYAKKQTSSVRQGSLVTRPQADKTISLKELSRPPREPQQRKGPDLVGLKEVIKNALSGVSDKKQDPIKSGGQKIAPGESIKL, encoded by the coding sequence ATGGACTCGGGTTCCTACACAGTTTATTTTGCTAAGACAAACTTTCGCGGTGCCGAGCGCACCTTTGGTATCCGCACGGAAGATCGTCGTCAGCATACCTATGTGATTGGTAAAACTGGCACCGGTAAAACTAACCTGCTTAAAAATCTTGCGTTTCAGGATATTCAGACAGGTGCAGGCCTCGCTATTGTCGATCCCCACGGTAGCTTCGTCGAAGAAGTACTCGAGAAAATTCCTGATAATCGTCTCGATGATGTTATCTACTTCAATCCAGCTGATTCAGATTTTCCGCTTGGGTTTAATGTATTGGAGGTGCCCGATCCGAAGTACAAGCATTTGGTCGCCTCTGACTTGATGGGTATTTTTACCAAGATTTGGGCGAATGTCTGGTCAAGCCGTATGGAGTATATTTTGAACAACTGTGTATTGGCGTTACTCGATACGCCCGGCACGACACTGTTGGGGATCCCACGGCTTTTGGTAGACAAAGGATATCGTCGTATCATTATCGACAATCTGAAAGATCCGGTAGTACGCTCGTTTTGGGTGCAGGAATATGAGAGTTGGCAAGATAGATTTCGCCAAGAGGCAATCGCGCCGATTCAAAATAAAGTAGGCCAATTTTTGTCATCATCATTTGTGCGCAATATCGTAGGTCAGCCCAAAAGCGCATTCAATGTACAAGAGGCGATGAACCAGCGAAAAATTTTACTCATCAATGTCGCCAAGGGTCGCATTGGTGAGGACAACGCTGCGCTCTTGGGCGCGATGCTCATCACGAAGATTCAGCTCGCAGCTATGGAGCGTGTGCGTATACCCGAAGAAGAACGCAAAGATTTTTATCTCTATGTTGATGAGTTTCAAAACTTTGCCACTGATTCATTTGCCAATATTTTGTCCGAGGCACGCAAGTATCGTCTCAATTTAGTCATCGCTCACCAGTATATAGGTCAGCTCGTCACTGATACCACGACAAAAGTACGCGATGCGGTCTTTGGCAACTGCGGTACGCTTATTTCATTTCGTGTAGGGGCTACCGATGCGGAGTTTCTAGAAAAAGAGTTTGAGCCAGAGTTCGAGATCCAAGATTTGGTGAATCTTCCTAATCGGCATATCTATCTCAAGCTTATGGTCAATGGCGCGACCTCGCGACCTTTTTCTGCGACAACCACTGCCGCGATAGGTCCCGCAGGTGTTGATGATTCAACACAAACTATCATCGATCTTTCGCGTCGCAAATACGCTCGTCCTCGTGAGGTTGTAGAAGCAGAGATTATGCGCTGGAGCGAGTCTTTGGGAGAGGAGGCGGCCCAAGGCGTGGCGCATGACCGCATACAGCAGGGAGAGCATGCAGGCGATCGTACGAGCTCAACTCACACGAGTGGTCATACCGTGGGCAGTGGCGTGGGCGGGGCTAAGAGTGAACGCTATACCGCGACCTGCAGTCTTTGTGGAAAATCGGCACATCTTAATTTTAAGCCCGATGAGTCGCGTCCTATCTATTGTTCTGATTGCTTAAAAAAAGTGCAGTCAGGCGAGATTTCTCCCGCCAAAGTTTCAGTAAAAGCAAAATATTCGAGTCATTTGAGTTTGTTGGGTATAGAGTTCGCGAGCGAGAAAAATGCAAAGCTCGAGAAAGAAACGCCAGCGGTCACTTACGCCAAAAAGCAGACTTCATCGGTAAGGCAGGGTTCTTTGGTCACGCGTCCTCAAGCTGATAAAACCATATCGCTCAAAGAATTGTCACGCCCACCACGCGAGCCACAGCAACGCAAAGGCCCTGATCTTGTGGGGCTTAAAGAAGTTATCAAAAATGCATTGAGTGGCGTATCTGACAAAAAACAAGACCCTATAAAAAGTGGAGGTCAGAAGATAGCACCAGGGGAGTCGATAAAGCTCTAA